A region from the Fusarium graminearum PH-1 chromosome 4, whole genome shotgun sequence genome encodes:
- a CDS encoding cell differentiation protein rcd1 gives MMPAAHVYGHHQFNPQGGDSAWMHQQPGAHHAHTQQQQQQVAAAAAAAVQQQQQHFNRLAGAGQMQGHGQDADHNNVSEDNRRTMAFIADLLNENTREAALLELSKKREQVPELALILWHSFGVMTSLLQEIISVYTLLNPSQLTAAASNRVCNALALLQCVASHNDTRTLFLNAHIPLFLYPFLNTTSKSRPFEYLRLTSLGVIGALVKNDSSEVINFLLTTEIIPLCLRIMETGSELSKTVAIFIVQKILLDDNGLNYICATYERFYAVGTVLSNMVAQLVESQTARLLKHVVRCFLRLSDNARAREALRQCLPEPLRDATFSSVLRDDAATKRCLAQLLINLSDNVVDPNGVGGSNM, from the exons ATGATGCCCGCGGCGCACGTCTACGGACACCACCAGTTCAACCCTCAGGGCGGCGATTCGGCTTGGATGCACCAGCAGCCTGGCGCGCATCATGCCCAcactcagcaacagcaacagcaggtCGCTGCGGCAGCTGCAGCCGCtgtccaacagcagcagcagcacttCAACCGCCTTGCTGGCGCGGGTCAGATGCAGGGCCACGGTCAGGATGCAGACCACAACAACGTTTCGGAGGACAACCGACGCACCATGGCCTTTATTGccgatcttctcaacgagaACACTCGGGAGGCTGCCCTGCTGGAGCTCAGCAAGAAACGAGAGCAGGTTCCCGagttggccttgatcttgtggCATTCTTTTG GTGTGATGACTTCTCTCCTTCAGGAAATCATCTCAGTCTATACTCTACTCAACCCCTCGCAACTCACCGCTGCTGCTTCGAATCGAGTTTGTAATGCTCTCGCTCTACTTCAGTGTGTTGCATCACACAACGACACAAGAACTTTGTTCCTCAATG CACACATCCCCTTGTTTCTCTACCcctttctcaacaccacctccaaGTCTCGACCCTTCGAATATCTCCGCCTGACCAGTCTCGGTGTCATTGGTGCACTGGTCAAAAATGATTCCTCCGAAGTCATCAACTTTCTCCTTACAACAGAGATTATCCCACTCTGCTTGCGTATCATGGAGACCGGCTCGGAACTTAGCAAGACTGTTGCTATTTTCATCGTTCAGAAAATCCTGCTCGACGACAATGGGCTCAACTACATATGCGCCACCTACGAGCGTTTCTATGCAGTTGGTACCGTCCTGAGCAACATGGTGGCTCAGCTCGTTGAGTCTCAGACAGCTCGACTTCTCAAGCATGTCGTTAGGTGCTTCCTGCG TCTTAGTGATAACGCTCGAGCACGTGAGGCTCTACGACAGTGCCTACCCGAACCACTTCGCGACGCCACCTTTTCCTCTGTTCTCCGCGATGATGCAGCAACCAAGAGATGCCTTGCCCAGCTACTCATCAACCTATCGGATAATGTCGTAGACCCCAACGGCGTCGGCGGTTCCAACATGTAA
- a CDS encoding transporter SEC13 produces the protein MSAQVISNSGHEDMIHDAVLDYYGRKLATCSGDKTIKIFEIEGETQRLVETLKGHEGAVWCVAWAHPKYGNILASAGYDGKVFIWKEQGGQSNAWQRIYDFPLHKASVNIVSWSPHEAGCLLACASSDGNVSVLEFKDNSIDHTTFAAHGLGVNSVSWAPATTPGSIVSSAPGPGATGNRRFVTGGSDNVLKIWAFDPASQTYKQEREPLTGHTDWVRDVAWSPTVLQKSYIASASQDKTVRIWTSDPSNPTQWESKVLPFEAAVWRVSWSLSGNVLAVSGQDNKVSLWKENLRGEWECVKTIEE, from the exons ATG TCGGCGCAAGTTATCTCCAACTCCGGTCATGAGGACATGATT CATGATGCTGTCCTCGACTACTACGGCCGCAAGCTAGCTACATGCTCTGGCGACAAGACGATCAAGATCTTCGAGATTGAGGGCGAGACCCAGCGATTGgtcgagaccctcaaggG ACACGAGGGTGCTGTCTGGTGTGTCGCCTGGGCGCATCCCAAGTACGGCAACATCCTGGCATCGGCTGGTTACGATGGAAAGGTCTTTATCTGGAAGGAGCAGGGTGGACAGAGCAACGCATGGCAGCGAATCTACGACTTTCCCCTACACAAGGCCTCAGTCAACATCGTCTCTTGGTCTCCCCACGAGGCTGGCTGCCTGCTAGCATGCGCCTCTTCCGACGGTAACGTTAGCGTTCTCGAGTTCAAGGACAACAGCATCGACCACACCACCTTTGCCGCTCACGGTCTCGGCGTCAACTCCGTTTCTTGGGCTCCCGCTACAACCCCCGGTAGCATTGTGAGCAGCGCTCCTGGCCCTGGTGCCACTGGCAACCGCCGATTCGTCACTGGTGGCAGCGACAACGTCCTCAAGATCTGGGCCTTTGACCCTGCTTCTCAGACCTACAAGCAGGAGCGCGAGCCCCTGACTGGCCACACTGACTGGGTCCGAGACGTTGCCTGGTCTCCTACCGTCCTCCAGAAGTCCTACATCGCCTCTGCCTCGCAGGACAAGACCGTCCGTATCTGGACATCTGATCCTTCAAACCCTACTCAGTGGGAATCCAAGGTTCTCCCCTTCGAGGCGGCTGTGTGGCGTGTCAGCTGGTCGCTTAGCGGCAACGTGCTGGCAGTCAGTGGCCAGGACAACAAGGTATCATTGTGGAAGGAGAACCTACGGGGCGAGTGGGAGTGTGTCAAGACTATTGAGGAATAG